The nucleotide window CAGATCCCGATCGAGATCGACGACCAGGGGGCGATCCTGGGCGTCTGGCCCGAGGTCGAGACGGTCACGGAGCAGGGGATCGAGGTCAAGATCGCCGAGACCCAGATCGGCGGTCGGACGTACTCGACGGAGTGGTTCCAGTACTGCGGCGTCGAGACGTACCAGGGCGTCCAGCCGGCGTACGAACCCGAGGGCGGGAACTACTTCCACGCGGGGGATCAGCCGGGTTACGAGTGGCAGACCGAGGCGATGAGCGGCGGCGACCAGTTCACGGTCGACATGTTCTCCGACTACCAGGAGTGGGGCAACGGCATCGGCGCCGCGGGGATGGGCAAGCCCGCGACCGGCACGTGGCGCTCCCAGGACACGGAGGACGTCATCCCCATCCAGTTGATGCGGAGCCCGGTCATCGAACAACTCGCCAACAGCGGCTCGGCCGACGCCCCGAACGGGGAGACGTAC belongs to Halorarum halophilum and includes:
- a CDS encoding ubiquinol-cytochrome c reductase iron-sulfur subunit; amino-acid sequence: MSADDKYPGDSGRRRFVKGVVGGASLAGLGAVGSATVNSLTASSGSGGGATEAMAIENVAGPAPRGMPQIPIEIDDQGAILGVWPEVETVTEQGIEVKIAETQIGGRTYSTEWFQYCGVETYQGVQPAYEPEGGNYFHAGDQPGYEWQTEAMSGGDQFTVDMFSDYQEWGNGIGAAGMGKPATGTWRSQDTEDVIPIQLMRSPVIEQLANSGSADAPNGETYEVDSSTQEWLSGSTSQGFIAWLNKCTHFCCVPGFKSNPGSARYGAADGVYCPCHQSVYVPYSITPTLFTARPRPDDSGSGE